A stretch of DNA from Hirundo rustica isolate bHirRus1 chromosome 1, bHirRus1.pri.v3, whole genome shotgun sequence:
ttaaattttaaaaaatgttaataaaaataggaatattCATAGGACCCAGACCAGAGTAAGTCAAGAGGTTAGTTTTCTCTGGTCATCTGTCCCATGAAGTGGGAGGCCAAAACTGTGAGACAAACATGCCAGAACTGTGCTTGCTAATGGAACAGGgcctgggctgcaggcagagcagaagaaagcagcataGAATTCTTAGCAAGAGAGCAAGAGAGTTGTTACTGACAGCAAAGTGAAAAATGCTGCTAAAACAGGAGGACACATTTCTCGCTATcaattaaaattgtttttcacatttcagcTATTCAATTCTGCCCTGGTTCTTACAAAAATTTAACAGTTTGACCAGCTGCTTTTGTCAGGAAATCTGTCCTTGCCTTTTGTCTTGGGGCATTTCTGATTTCAGCAGTATTATTtgtattaataataattattgttattatattGTTGACAGTAATACCAAGAGTATTTTTTCAGACTTCAGAGCCTCTACTGTTTCCTCAGAGGTCAAGAGACAGGACTCTGGGACTTCAGTCAGGTCTGGAGAGCCTGAGGCTTACACAGAGAGATGAAATCAGgtaagctgctgctgggaatcaGGTTTGCATGAGCTTTAATGTCGGGTTTCACACTGGCCAAATGCCGAGCATCCGCTAAAGTCAGtcactcaccctcccctgccacagctgggcagaggagagaaaaaaattaacaaagggttcatgagttgagataaggactgggagaaaacactTCAAGGGCAAAACCGGTTCAACTTAGAGGTATAAAGTGAacttattactaacaaaatcagaggagGATACTGAGATGTAAAATTGGCCCTTAAACCCaccttttcctcccccagctcctccctccttctcacTAACAACACAGGAAGATGGGGGAGGGGGTTTGGTTAGTTCGTCCACTGAGATTTTCTTCCGCTGCTCAGGgtgaggagtccttcccctgtgagacTGTTGGGTCCCTCCAGCGGGAGACAGTTTCCCGTTAACTTCTCCAGCGTGGGTCCACTCTCAGGAGCAGCAGTCTTCCCAAAACGGATGCAATGTGAGTCCCTTCAATGGGCAGACACTCGTCCCAAAACTGCTGCGGCACGGGTCACTCTTTCACGGGGTGCAGTCCTCCGAGGACAGGCTGCTCTAGCCTGTCCGCAGGGGCCTCCTCTCTCCCCCAGaccactggatcacagcctcctccaggcatccatcCACTCCAGCGTGAGCgccgccccccacccccccccacaggctgcaggtggatctctgcatcccccgtggatccgCATGGGCTGGAGGGGGACATCTGCTTTGCCATGATCGTCACCacggcctgcagaggaatctcggCTCTGGCACATGGAGcgcctcctctccctccttctctaCTGTccttggtgtctccatgttgtttctttcacatgttctcacctgcTTCTCTGACTCGAAGAAAAACCTGTgactttgttttaattttttcttaaatatgttatcaaaGCAACCCAACTTTGGCCAGCAGTATGGCCATCTTCAGAGCCAGCAGGGCTTGGCTCCGCCAGACGTGGTGAAAACTTTCAGTAGCTTCCCACAGGAACCGCGTCTGTGGCCCTCCTGCTGCCAAAAAACAGACCAAGCAAAACCAACACAAGGGGTTAATACAAATTGTTGTTATTATATCAAAATCACACTGGAGATAAGACTGAATGTCGCATGAGTATTTGCCTACCCACTGTATAAATAATCTCTGCCATCAAACACAAAAATCATGCAGagttactggatttttttttttttaatcatcaatTTAATTAATGTataatgaaacaaagcaaaaccccaaGACTAGATTGTTAAAGCACTTTGTTACAGATGAAAAAAGGGTGCCTCTCATTACAAATAAGATTTGAATACCTTTCGTAAATCACTGTGATTTTGCCTTCTATAACAAAGTCATATGGAAAAGAATCAAACTTCTAGTGACCCATAGTTTGGCGATGATGGAGCAATTGTAAAAACTAAGATACAGAGAATTTCTATATTTGtcaaaagcttttctcttgAGGAATATGGTTAAGCTGTTGTAGAAATGCTTATATGGATACCTGTAAAAGGAGgacttaaattttatttttgttgctgctgtaaTTACAATGAGACTGCTTGACCATGAAATGGTTAACATAACAAATAAACAACCCTCTCAGCACCTCCTTTTTAATGTAATTGTTTACATTTTCATGTATAGTACATTTCCCCTATGAGttgatattttttctcaaaGCTATCTAtctggtgaaaaaaaatattttacagacatAATaagtatatgaaaaaaaaaacaaaaaaacccacaaacaaaaaaaaaacaaacaaacaaacaaacaaaaaaaacccaaacaaaaaaaccaccacaaaacacaaaaaacccacaaccaaaaaaaccccaaaccctttaaaatattaaaatatcatGTTCAaggcttattttttttaactcctcactgattttccttcttttcctttaattcctCATTGATTTTGCATTCAGAGAAACTATACTAGCCAGCAGACCTTTTTGGTGTCAGGAATCTGCTACAGTGGTTTTGCTTCTCTTATTCATCTCTCCTCCAAATGTGATCATCATAGACTTTTCATTTTGCTGGTCTTACGCAAGGAATTTGCtctgtgatttgttttcttttatcaatttttattgataaaaaaatgtatttatccCAGCTGTGGCTAAAAAATCTGCTATGAATATACTAGTAAAGGTCAGGATACGTTGTTGTTGTGTCACAGTCTTTGTGGTATAATTGCCAATCCTACAGTCTCAGTGAACTTTTTCTCAGTTACCCAGAGGTATTCAGAATTCCTTACAGCACTTTTTTCTCCAGTATTCCAGTTCCACCCTTTCTTCCTTCTAGCACAGTTACAATTATAACACATATCCACCATAGCATATGTCTTGTAAATAAAGGTTTTGATTGCAATTGCAAGCCTTCCATTTAATTGCAATATCTTCCCTCTCATGGTGGCAAAGTTTCTTAACATTGCTAGCTGTGGTTTGTGcaggtttgggggggtttgtgtgattttttatttctagagGAGTAACAAATGCTAAAGCATCCATGGCCTTTGTATGAATACTCTCATGCAACAACAATTTAATTTAAGTGCATGCCGCATGATGCAATGAATTGCTTGTGCTCTCTTGGCTGGGAATTTATACTTTGAATACTGGGAATATTTTGAAACCCATTTTGCCTGCACATcttttaagtgctttttttgGATCCAGTTCCTCTCCAAGAAAATTTGTCAGCAGTTGTGCACATACTTTCTTTCCTATATTTGAATTTGCATCAGCTTTCCATACTATAAAATTGAATTGTTCCATTTCTTGGAAGAGAACCTTTCTTTACTGTCCTAGAGGTATGagatatttcttttcccctatCATTGCTGGCACCTCCTCTTTAGGAGAAAATATAAACTTTAGGAGGATTATGGTATCTGCTTAAAAGAAAGTCACTACAACGGACAAACCTGCAATGGCATGAAGATCTGAAAGCACAGGACAGTTATAGTAGGACATGTAGAGCTAGAAAAGGCCACAAGTATGAAGCAGAGGACAACAAAAGGGATCAAAGTGGCAACAACAGTAAGATGCAGAAAAGATATGaaggatattttttccccttttttctttccatttctcttataaaaatgaagaaaaacaggacAGTGAATGACAGAACAATCATGCAAgtttaatcttatttttagtAGAAACTTAGGCAAAGTGAAACTACTTTGACAGGTAACACTTAAAAGCACTGACTTCATAGTAAGGCTAGAAACAAGGGATACTACCTTGTGAGCTAGGACGTTTGGTTTCAAGCTCCTGTCTCACATGAGAAGGGGTTTTGAAGGGCAATCTGTATTTCCAGAGTTTTATACTGTGGGCTGCTGGAATTGAAAACAGATAGAGCTCCTATCTCACTGCTGCCTGCCATGCATTTCCATGCACATGTACCATTTCATGATGGAGAGGTGGGTCTGCTGTCAGTGCTGCAAAGCCACATGTGTGAGTATACCCAGGAGGCTGACAGCTGTCAAACTCTACAGGATTTGCATGCCTATTGGGACTGACTGCACTGTTAAACACCATTTAATTGCATAGGTACCTACATAGTAGTAGAAAGGCTGAGCGTAGAAAGGCTcagtttgttcatttgtttctAATAAGCTGGAAATATTGAGGAGGGAACTGTTTTTACTAAGCATGTTGGAATTCATCAACGGTTTGAGCTAAGGGAGACTTTTATGTTTGTATGTCTTACAGAACAAAACTCAACCAAGTACAGGTCAGTGACACTTGTGTGATTTATTACTCTGGGTTTTGTCTATAGCAGGAGTGTAACTGTTGTAACTTAGAAggggaaaaatctgtttttatttaaaagttttctgcttttcctagTTATTCTAAAATTGTTCAGCTGTGATGAGCAAAGGAAGGATCTAGTTTCCATTTGTCTGTTACATAAATCTAAAATATGTTAAATAGATATgctaaacatttttctcttcaaactGGCCTCCTACAGAAGcaccacagctgggcagagtaCTCCCAGCTCTGTCAACAGGAGTATTACCATTGCTTTAGTGGGAGCAAGGCCAAGCTCATATATCCAGAATGAAGAcatttctgtctcttccttctgttctttgtaatgtttttattcttctccCTCCAACATCATGCTTAGTCACAATCAGCAGGTAGGTTGTGTAATATCTATTCAGGGACAAATGTACTGAAAACAGTTCCATAGGTCAAGGTCATAGTTTCACTCCAAGAGGAAAAATACTACCCTGAGAGAACACTTTCAATGGGAAGGCTGTTCTGAACTTACAAATGTATCCATGTTGCAGTTTAAAGTCAGGAAAACACCAAAGCCAAGAGCAAGTTGCAACTGATTCACATTCATTCATGCAGTAaaagggctttttattttacagaacagGATGTCTTGGAGATTATCTTCTCATAACATGAGAAGTGGTAGCTGTAGCCGCTAACCTTTTTCAGCCTCAGCACCTGAAATCCATACTTAAAATCTGTAATAATTAAGAAGATTTCTTCTTTAGAGGTGTTGGATTTTACAGCTCCTTTTaagaattcatttttattttttcactgtgagggtactgtaatataaatattttttatatatatatataatatatattttatatatataatatattcttttatataaatataaaggAACTTTGTGCATGAAGAGAAGCACTAACCAAACAGTAATTTGCCATTATTGCCACTAGAGGATGAACATTAAACAAGAGTGAAACTGCATACTAGTAGTGCTCCTCCCAAAGTCTGTTCCTTTCAAAGTGTGCATATGTTGTATGACAGAAAAGAAGCTGTACCATCTatacttaaaaaattaattccagtgGATTTGTGAGTCTACtggagaaatgaaagaaaggtCAAACTCtgtaaacaaaagaaatactaCCCACTataggtgtttttttgttggtttttttttttttttaagtatttattttgcACTATGGATATTCTTACATGTGAAGTATAATAGCAGCAGTATAATTTTGATATATTTAGTTTCACATTTTCCAGCATCCTGATTTTATAAATTAGACACAAACCTTTCTTTGGGAACACCATTCACTAAGGTTTGTACTTGATAGGCCTGAAGTCCCTTGGAATTGTTACATGCAATTAACTGTTGATACTGTACTCACAGAATGTCAGACACATTGGAAAACCCCTGAAGAACCAGTTGATTGTCTTAACATTCTCATTAAATACTATAAGTAGTTTTCTAACTTTTGCAAACTCATGAACACCTAAATTATTCCAAAACAAACACTATATAATCctttctatttgtttttaaacattctGGGGAGGAAACAGAAGTAGTTTCCAAAATCATGAGACCTCTTTGGTTTTTTGCATCTGTCTGCTTGACATAGCTTGAAAACTTGGAAAGACCCAAAGTCAGTACTCTGTTACCATTTGGTACAATTTCCTCCACTGAGGAAAGTCTTTGCGATTTTATTGGCACCAACTAGTTCCATGAACCTGACAGGGTGGCAGCTTTGCTCCCTGAAAAACCTTCCCATCATTTACTGCGTTCCAAATTTCAGAAGTTTTGCATAGCGCTTGGAATGAGGCCAAAGATACCCACGACATTAAGCAGCCATATTCCCgaatttccttttgcatttaATGTAGCCCAAAGTAGGGCCTTAGAAGGAATTTTGCAGCCTAAGGTCTGGAACTTGTCTCACATGACCTTTCCACTTGGCCTGGCATCATGGAGGGCACCAACCTAAGTAGACAAAGGCACTTGGGGTGTGACAACAGAGTCTGAGTTTTGGCAGAAGATCAGTGTCAGATATCAGAGGGTATCAAATGATCAAGGAATCCAGCAGTGAAGAGCAGGCACTAAAGACAAAAGATGTCTTTGTCTTATAAGGAAGGAAAGATCTAGAGGCCAGATCAGAGAAGACATTAGATGAAGACATCTGAACACCAAGAAACTGGACAGGCAGGAGCCAAGAGTGACTTTCAGAGTCAACagtgagaaataaaagcagaagcagTATCAAGACTTCCTGAGACTAGGATGAGAATCCCAAAGAAGGAACAACTGGAACTGACTATCTGGGAAGATACAAATAAACAACAGGCAGAACTGGGTCATTTGGATTAAGCATTGGGTCATGCAGCCAGACTAATCTGTGCTTTTCCCAGGGGTAGAGGAGAGTTTTACGCTAGCCTTGCACTTGCCTGATCTTAGTTCAGCCCCTGGCACAAATCACAGATACTGATGAAATGCCTGCAGGCTCAAGGGAGATAACACCACATCTGCAACCATGCCTATTTTATCTCAAAAGCAGTTTGGGATCTACACCAGTCTGGAGGTCTCTGGTTGCCAGAGGAACCTGTGGAGGCTAGACAAGCAGTCTGGgtaacacacacaaacaaattcCAGAACACTAACTAATCATGAAACCAAGTGAGAGTGACTTGGCTCATGGCCTAAAGTACAGCATCACCCCACTGCTTGTCTACACAGAAAGCCAGGTCTGAGGATAAGGTTCATCTCCTTAGAAACTATGAAGAATTTCACTTCAAGAATCATTAGCAAAAACAACCTAATTCCTTTTAAAGCCTGAGAGAGGTTGTAAAACCACAACTCCACTCACATTTTGGAGTGTAACACAGATGCTATTGATTGGCCTGTCACAATTTTGGCATGGGGCATACTTCTTCTCTGCCACCTTGAATGTGAGATATTACAAGTTACAGTTTGtgggaagaaaatgcagaaatgtaCCTTGCCTCCATTCTTAAAGGGtagctttttttaaatgggaCTTCTAAATGGGGCTCTCCCCTTTGGGGTAATTAGTGCCTGTAACAGCTGCAAAACCAGTATAAGCCAGGAAAATGCATATGCTAGAGCCACACAAGTGCAGAAATATGGGTATGTAGGTGGTAAATTTGTTCTGGATTCCTGCTGCTGACAATGCACAGATAACTTAGAAGTGTTAAACTCTGCCTGTTTAATCTAAAGATTAAATAACAGACAGCAGTCAGAACTAACATGGATATTGTGCTTTTTGCATCAGTTCTTGACTGATGCTTCAGAAAAAGTTTCTTTGAGCTAAATTATCATTTTGACAATACAACTGTCAGTTAAGATACTCTTCATGACCTCCatgcagcagccccagagggaaaaaaaccaaaaaacaaacagaaaccccATACTCCCTCAAAATACACAGCCAAGGAATAGGTATCTCCAATAAAATAGTGAGTTGCATTTACAATCTAAGGGTGGGACAGAATGATTTTGAGCAAAACCTTAAAAATAGGCTCTCATTAATTAGCAATCTCTAAAGAATGGCCTCCGTCCTTGGTGCATCTCAGTATTTCCTCATTTCACCAGGTAGCAGCAAAAACATTCTAGATTGCATCAACTTTGATTACCCTTATTATGAAGAGTATCTCCTTTGGCTAATCAGGATTTCACTCTATGTGGCCACTAGGACTTTGTCTAGCGACTTCTTGTCAGTAACCCTATAAGACTTGAATGCTACATGAAAGATTAAggccaggagaagctgtggcagtATGAGGAATGATTCTTAAACATTAAGatcttcctctcttctttgTTCTAGGTCTTTCAGCCATTATAAATTAACATTGACTCTCATGTATAGGCTCTTCTTAATTTATATCTGACTTCTCCTAGATCTAAGAGGAAAGAatgacaaaacaaataaacaacagaaaaacaacattttggaaggaaagaggaagttTAACAGGCACTGTAATGAAGAGTGTGATTTATTGGAACTCGCCATTCCCACATGATGAGTGTGATAGCACTTATCCCACAGGTAACCCAATCAAGCTTCTTCAACTGTCAATTCATGTTTAGTTGCCTCCTCAATGTTATTAAGTTGACGAAGCAGCcattctctttgtttctttttctgctatagaagaaaaaataacttttaatcAACCTAATCCATTCAGATATCACCtactttcaaaaacaaaacctacACAAAGGACTTAGGACCCAACTCAGTTTTGGCTGaagttttccatttgttttaagCAAAGAAGCTCTTACTCTCAAAGCTGGCAAGTTTTCTTGAATTTTCAACACACTCAAGAACAATAtggtacagagaaaaaaacaaagcaaaaccagaagttGATGGCTTCATACTGGCATGACAACCCTCAGAGTCTAACTCTGCTGCCTTTCTATGGGCTTTCCACAGGCCCTTagcaaaaaattaatgtttcagaAAATGTGGCTTGTGTGCACCACAGACCACCAACATCCAGAGGGCATCTGTTAATTTAAGTTTCCCCAGGAAACCCTACATTAGTCAAAAGGACTGCTCACAAGATCCCATTTACAATGACTGTCATTCTTTTTATAAAGCTCTACAATTTGGATTGAACAGAAAAAAGTGTAGTTTGTTTCTCAAGTTTGAGCTGACTTGCTAACATTAAGAAGCTTTAGAATTGCAATTACTGATTTCTTCCTATTCTTAAATATCTTCTAAGtcaagatatatttttaaaaaagtatacTTTCCCACTAGAGTACACAATAAGTTTCACCATCTCACAAGCTGAAGCAAAAGCTAGTTTGGAAGTTTGCATGGCATCCCATCTGTGATTAGGAATGGTATCACAGAGTCTACCAGGTTATGACCCAGTTCATAAACAGATGTCCTCACTGCTAAAGTTATGGAAGTGTTCTGTTAGTAAACTACTCCCACTTTACTAGAAGCATCTGTATATATTCAGGATGGGTAGAAGTTTGTGTAACTTAGCTATTGAATAACTAAATGAAAGCCTTTACCTGAAGAGTTttatccattttcttctttctgtattttgctaCCAGGGGATCTTTTATCCCTGGTATTCCAGAAGTAAGCCATGAAGGTCCACTCTTGGGAGTTACTGCAACATCCATAGATGCTCTGGTGTTAGCTTGAGTTTCTGTATTTGGGACAACCTTGTGACCCGGCTCTTGATATGACTCATCAGAGGCCAACACAGTGGAAAGCCTCCttctagaaaataaaagctgagaggtttggcttttttctttatttagttCTTGCAAATCAAATGCTGTTGAAAGCATTTT
This window harbors:
- the CCDC201 gene encoding coiled-coil domain-containing protein 201 isoform X2; amino-acid sequence: MSEEDDSFLNVKRSLKKRMVKHSTPVDSIISRTCPSLTDLTNQSIKEQDATKRVYGSPMPKSNLLFSRRRLSTVLASDESYQEPGHKVVPNTETQANTRASMDVAVTPKSGPSWLTSGIPGIKDPLVAKYRKKKMDKTLQKKKQREWLLRQLNNIEEATKHELTVEEA
- the CCDC201 gene encoding coiled-coil domain-containing protein 201 isoform X1; amino-acid sequence: MSEEDDSFLNVKRSLKKRMVKHSTPVDSIISRTCPSLTDLTNQSIKEQDATKRVYGSPMPKSNLLFSRRRLSTVLASDESYQEPGHKVVPNTETQANTRASMDVAVTPKSGPSWLTSGIPGIKDPLVAKYRKKKMDKTLQQKKKQREWLLRQLNNIEEATKHELTVEEA
- the CCDC201 gene encoding coiled-coil domain-containing protein 201 isoform X3, with translation MPQKEFMDLQCQNQIRRLSTVLASDESYQEPGHKVVPNTETQANTRASMDVAVTPKSGPSWLTSGIPGIKDPLVAKYRKKKMDKTLQQKKKQREWLLRQLNNIEEATKHELTVEEA